The Desulfosporosinus acidiphilus SJ4 genome has a window encoding:
- a CDS encoding ornithine carbamoyltransferase, giving the protein MNTVFRGRHFINLEDFTREEIDTMLEVSMDLKRKFAMGEDTPYLTNKTGFLMFFEQSTRTRNSMEAGMAQLGGHAGFLDSSTMQVAHGETAKDTAIILSRFGHMIACRYCNWGRGNAYLNEMARWSSAPIMNLQCDLYHPFQGLADLMTIKEKLPDLRRKKISIIWAYAESHKKPISVPVTQVLLFPRYGMDVWLAYPKGWELPEWVIEQARANAEKHGGTLTITHDEAAAYKDADIVIPKSWGNWVTDQTGATETGASKVIDDALIANKSWKCTEAKMATASKDVMYMHALPADRNNEVEDSVIDGPHSIAYDAAENRLHTAKAVMTLLVGGK; this is encoded by the coding sequence ATGAACACGGTATTCAGAGGAAGACATTTCATTAACTTAGAGGACTTTACAAGAGAAGAAATTGACACCATGCTTGAAGTCTCGATGGACCTTAAGCGGAAATTTGCCATGGGTGAAGATACCCCTTATCTTACCAATAAAACCGGTTTCTTAATGTTCTTTGAACAATCCACTCGGACCCGAAACTCCATGGAAGCTGGGATGGCTCAATTAGGCGGACATGCCGGTTTCTTAGATTCCAGTACCATGCAGGTTGCTCATGGTGAGACAGCAAAAGATACGGCAATTATTCTCTCACGCTTTGGACATATGATTGCCTGCCGTTACTGCAACTGGGGCAGAGGAAATGCCTATTTGAACGAAATGGCTCGCTGGTCTTCCGCGCCCATTATGAACTTGCAATGTGACCTCTATCATCCTTTCCAAGGTCTGGCTGACTTGATGACTATTAAAGAGAAACTTCCAGATTTACGCCGCAAAAAGATTTCTATTATTTGGGCTTATGCTGAAAGTCATAAAAAACCCATTTCCGTACCTGTTACTCAAGTCCTCCTCTTCCCGCGTTATGGTATGGATGTTTGGTTGGCTTATCCTAAGGGTTGGGAACTACCTGAATGGGTTATTGAACAAGCCAGAGCTAACGCTGAGAAGCATGGCGGCACTTTGACAATTACTCACGATGAGGCAGCCGCCTATAAAGATGCCGATATTGTGATTCCTAAGAGCTGGGGAAACTGGGTTACCGACCAAACAGGTGCTACGGAAACCGGTGCCAGCAAGGTTATTGATGATGCTTTAATTGCCAATAAGAGCTGGAAGTGCACGGAAGCTAAAATGGCAACTGCTAGCAAAGATGTTATGTATATGCATGCTCTGCCGGCTGACCGCAATAACGAAGTGGAAGACTCAGTCATTGACGGACCTCACTCCATTGCTTACGATGCTGCTGAGAACCGCTTGCATACAGCAAAAGCAGTGATGACCTTGTTGGTAGGTGGCAAATAA
- the dpaL gene encoding diaminopropionate ammonia-lyase — MSDEIKWVKNNMLKAFKQGASTDLFSKDEIDKARKFHATFPDYQATPLRSLKNLASNYGVRGIYVKDESFRFGLNAFKALGGSYAIGRYLAQRLNKDISELPYKVLTSPEIKKQLGDITFATTTDGNHGRGIAWTARQLGQKSVVYMPKGSSQFRLEKIREEGAEASITDLNYDDAVRMTAEKAEKNGWVVVQDTSWEGYEEIPSWIMQGYGTMSAEALEELNNLGVEKPTHIFVQAGVGALAGSVQGYFASLFQEERPKTVVVEANKADCLYKSALAGDGRPRVVGGDMSTIMAGLACGEPNLIGWNILKDYSQLFVSAPDWVAARGMRVLANPLLGDPRVISGESGAVTAGLLNSFLKDKAFKSAREQLNINDQSQILIFNTEGNTDPYKYLSIVWDGELPSTGR, encoded by the coding sequence ATGAGTGACGAAATTAAATGGGTAAAAAATAATATGTTAAAAGCTTTTAAGCAAGGTGCTTCAACTGATCTCTTCAGCAAAGATGAAATAGATAAAGCGAGAAAATTTCATGCGACGTTTCCGGATTATCAGGCTACACCGCTGCGCTCGTTAAAAAATTTGGCTTCAAATTATGGGGTTAGGGGCATTTATGTTAAGGACGAATCGTTTCGATTTGGGTTAAATGCTTTTAAGGCTTTGGGTGGCTCTTATGCTATTGGGAGGTATCTGGCCCAAAGGCTCAATAAAGATATCAGCGAACTTCCTTATAAAGTTCTCACTTCTCCGGAAATTAAGAAACAATTGGGCGACATAACGTTTGCAACGACGACGGATGGAAATCATGGGCGGGGAATTGCCTGGACCGCTCGTCAATTAGGACAAAAGTCTGTAGTCTATATGCCGAAGGGATCTTCGCAGTTTCGTTTAGAAAAAATCAGAGAAGAGGGTGCGGAAGCCTCCATCACGGATTTGAATTATGATGATGCGGTACGCATGACGGCTGAAAAAGCAGAAAAAAATGGCTGGGTGGTTGTGCAGGATACATCGTGGGAAGGTTATGAGGAAATCCCAAGCTGGATCATGCAGGGCTATGGCACAATGTCGGCGGAAGCGCTGGAAGAGCTAAATAACCTAGGTGTCGAGAAACCCACTCATATTTTCGTGCAAGCAGGAGTTGGAGCTTTGGCCGGATCTGTACAGGGATATTTTGCCTCTCTGTTTCAGGAGGAGCGCCCCAAGACAGTCGTGGTTGAAGCAAATAAAGCGGATTGTCTCTATAAATCAGCTCTGGCCGGAGATGGCCGGCCAAGAGTCGTGGGCGGAGACATGTCGACGATTATGGCGGGACTGGCCTGTGGTGAACCCAATCTCATTGGCTGGAATATTTTAAAAGATTACAGCCAGTTGTTTGTTTCTGCTCCGGACTGGGTTGCGGCACGGGGAATGCGCGTTTTGGCCAATCCTTTGCTGGGAGACCCCAGGGTTATTTCGGGAGAGTCAGGCGCGGTGACTGCAGGACTGTTAAACTCATTTTTAAAGGACAAAGCCTTTAAATCTGCCCGGGAACAGTTAAACATCAATGATCAATCACAAATTCTTATCTTTAATACGGAAGGAAATACCGATCCTTATAAGTATCTCAGCATTGTCTGGGATGGAGAACTGCCTTCAACGGGGCGCTAA
- the hydA gene encoding dihydropyrimidinase — protein MGIVLNGGTVVTAADVYQADVRIEGERIAALGFEIEQPGDQVINVDGCFIVPGGIDPHTHFDLPAGDITTSDDFYSGTRAALLGGTTTIIDYATQFKGESLKTGLENWHKKADGKCFVDYGFHMAITDWNDSVAQEMTTMVHQEGVPSFKLYMAYKNVLQVDDAALLQALRRAGECEALVCVHCENGDVVYDLVQKARQVGKIAPKYHPLTRPPEAEAEAASRVIALAQMADAPVYIVHLTCSGALQAVIDAKLQGREVYAETCPQYLLLDESYYDSEGFNGAKYVISPPLRPIQNQAALWTGLQTGILETMATDHCAFNYKGQKELGLEDFSKIPNGAPGVETRMGLLYTYGVQTGKLNLNEFVALTSTNAAKLFGLFPRKGTIAPGSDADLVVWDPRSSSEISVDRLHQQVDYTPFEGFRQQGKAIKVFLRGKLVCQDGELIQELPAGKYLFRNPFLRRKDGKHV, from the coding sequence ATGGGTATTGTATTAAATGGCGGGACTGTAGTAACAGCTGCCGACGTTTATCAAGCAGACGTCCGGATTGAAGGCGAGAGGATTGCGGCTCTTGGTTTTGAGATCGAGCAACCTGGTGATCAGGTCATCAATGTGGACGGCTGCTTTATAGTTCCGGGCGGTATTGACCCCCATACCCACTTTGACCTCCCCGCAGGAGATATTACGACTTCCGATGATTTTTATTCGGGGACTAGAGCCGCTTTATTGGGGGGCACTACCACGATTATAGATTATGCCACTCAATTTAAAGGGGAAAGTCTCAAAACAGGCTTGGAAAACTGGCATAAAAAAGCTGACGGTAAATGTTTTGTGGATTATGGTTTTCACATGGCGATTACTGATTGGAATGATTCTGTCGCTCAGGAAATGACAACAATGGTTCACCAAGAAGGTGTGCCTTCTTTTAAACTGTATATGGCTTATAAAAATGTCCTGCAAGTCGATGATGCCGCTCTCTTACAGGCCCTGCGCCGGGCCGGAGAATGTGAAGCACTGGTTTGTGTCCATTGTGAAAACGGAGATGTGGTTTATGATCTTGTGCAAAAGGCCCGTCAGGTAGGGAAAATTGCTCCTAAATATCATCCATTGACCCGGCCTCCCGAGGCAGAAGCCGAAGCTGCTTCACGGGTGATTGCTCTTGCTCAGATGGCCGATGCGCCTGTTTATATTGTTCATCTTACCTGCAGTGGAGCCCTTCAGGCTGTAATTGACGCCAAATTACAAGGTCGAGAGGTCTATGCGGAAACTTGCCCGCAATACCTCTTGCTCGATGAAAGTTATTACGACTCTGAAGGTTTTAATGGTGCCAAATATGTTATATCCCCGCCCTTGCGTCCGATTCAAAATCAAGCTGCGCTTTGGACGGGTTTGCAAACGGGGATTTTGGAGACGATGGCCACCGACCATTGTGCGTTTAATTATAAAGGCCAGAAAGAACTAGGTCTGGAAGACTTCAGTAAGATTCCCAACGGAGCACCCGGTGTGGAAACCAGAATGGGGTTGCTCTATACCTATGGTGTGCAAACAGGGAAATTGAATCTTAATGAGTTTGTCGCTTTGACATCTACCAATGCCGCGAAACTGTTTGGCTTATTTCCCCGCAAAGGCACTATAGCGCCTGGCAGTGATGCTGATCTGGTAGTATGGGACCCGAGAAGTTCGTCTGAAATCTCAGTCGACAGACTGCACCAGCAAGTGGACTATACTCCTTTTGAGGGCTTCCGACAACAGGGAAAAGCCATTAAGGTATTTTTACGCGGCAAACTGGTCTGTCAAGATGGAGAATTAATTCAAGAGTTACCTGCAGGAAAGTATTTGTTCCGGAATCCATTTCTGAGGAGAAAGGATGGGAAACATGTTTAA
- a CDS encoding YgeY family selenium metabolism-linked hydrolase, with translation MDTDFAKVLELAKKYEPEMSRFLRDLIAIPSESCQEKDVVLRIKEEMVKVGFDRVDIDPMGNVLGYIGHGKHLIAMDAHIDTVGVGDPGLWKYDPYQGYEDEEIIIGRGASDQTGGMASMVYAGKIIKDLGLEDEFTLVVVGSVQEEDCDGLCWQYIIKEDKVVPEFVVITEPTDGKIYRGHRGRMEIKVMTKGVSCHGSAPERGDNAIYKMAPILIELRSLHENLQDHPFLGKGSLTVSEIFHTSPSRCAVADSCWISVDRRLTAGESWEFALQQIRNLPSVKAANAEVSMYTYERPSYTNLVYPTESYFPTWLIEAGHPVSATLEDSYKGLFGKDPVVDKWTFSTNGVSIMGRYGIPCIGFGPGHEDQAHAPNERTWKKELVDCAAMYAVIPSLYIRKYVDSMPSATENLMKL, from the coding sequence TTGGATACCGATTTTGCAAAAGTTCTGGAATTGGCCAAAAAGTATGAACCTGAAATGAGCCGTTTCTTACGTGATCTTATCGCTATACCAAGCGAGAGCTGTCAAGAAAAAGATGTCGTTTTAAGAATTAAGGAAGAAATGGTTAAAGTAGGGTTTGATCGAGTAGATATTGACCCGATGGGTAATGTTCTTGGTTATATCGGCCATGGCAAGCACCTGATTGCTATGGATGCACACATTGATACTGTAGGCGTTGGTGATCCCGGACTTTGGAAATATGATCCTTATCAAGGATATGAAGATGAAGAAATCATTATCGGCCGTGGGGCTTCGGACCAAACCGGCGGTATGGCCTCGATGGTTTATGCCGGTAAGATCATCAAAGATCTTGGTTTGGAAGATGAATTTACTTTAGTGGTCGTGGGCTCCGTACAGGAAGAAGACTGTGACGGGTTATGCTGGCAGTATATTATTAAGGAAGATAAGGTTGTCCCCGAATTCGTGGTAATAACAGAACCAACCGATGGCAAGATTTATCGCGGGCACCGTGGCCGGATGGAAATTAAAGTCATGACGAAAGGCGTCAGCTGCCATGGGTCGGCTCCAGAACGAGGAGATAATGCTATTTATAAAATGGCTCCGATTCTAATTGAGCTGCGCAGTTTACATGAGAACTTGCAAGATCATCCTTTCTTAGGAAAGGGCAGTTTAACGGTTTCGGAAATCTTCCATACCTCACCTTCACGCTGTGCCGTAGCCGATAGCTGTTGGATATCTGTAGACCGTCGCTTAACCGCCGGAGAATCTTGGGAATTTGCTCTGCAACAAATCAGAAATCTCCCTTCCGTTAAAGCAGCTAATGCCGAAGTGAGTATGTATACTTATGAAAGACCGTCCTATACCAATCTCGTTTATCCGACAGAATCCTATTTCCCAACCTGGTTAATCGAAGCCGGACATCCGGTGAGCGCTACTTTGGAAGACTCTTATAAAGGATTATTTGGCAAAGATCCTGTGGTTGATAAATGGACCTTCTCTACTAACGGTGTGTCCATCATGGGTCGTTATGGAATTCCTTGCATTGGATTCGGGCCTGGTCATGAGGACCAAGCTCATGCCCCGAATGAACGCACTTGGAAAAAAGAACTTGTAGATTGCGCTGCTATGTATGCTGTCATTCCAAGCCTCTATATCCGGAAGTATGTTGATTCCATGCCGAGTGCGACAGAAAATTTAATGAAACTATAA
- the thrC gene encoding threonine synthase, with the protein MENVLGLRCIQCGKELAAEPGVYTCPTCGSKAGIMDVIYDYSAINRQTTREKLSQSKDYSIFRYLPFLPIRSETPRPHLRVGWSPLYKPPGLGKHLGMSNLYIKDDGQNPTASLKDRASIIAVVKAVEENAATVACSSTGNAASSLAGSAAAMGLKSVIFVPSRAPQGKVAQLLIFGAKVISVHGSYEDTFMLSAEAIKRFGWYNRNAAINPYLVEGKKTVALEIAEQFQWDVPDWVVLSVGDGCTIAGVWKGFKDLYQAGWIERLPKIVGVQSTGCCPLVDAFLENRPWKPAEENTLADSIAVGVPRNPDKALRAVRESGGTMIAVPDEEILEAMRELGRTSGIFGEPAGVTGMAGLKALVKRGVIGADDKVVAIVTGNGLKDVKNAIAAVGEPIKVEPSIEELMGKL; encoded by the coding sequence ATGGAGAATGTGTTGGGATTGCGCTGTATTCAGTGCGGTAAGGAACTGGCGGCTGAACCGGGAGTTTATACCTGCCCGACCTGCGGTTCGAAGGCAGGAATTATGGATGTTATCTATGATTATTCAGCTATAAACCGGCAAACAACCCGGGAAAAATTATCTCAATCTAAAGATTACTCAATCTTTCGCTATTTGCCCTTTCTTCCCATTCGCTCGGAAACTCCCCGGCCCCATCTGAGGGTGGGCTGGAGCCCTTTGTATAAGCCTCCCGGTCTAGGCAAGCATTTAGGGATGAGCAACCTGTATATCAAAGATGATGGGCAGAATCCGACAGCGTCATTAAAGGACCGGGCTTCCATTATAGCTGTTGTCAAGGCAGTGGAGGAAAACGCAGCCACCGTGGCTTGTTCTTCCACGGGGAATGCCGCTTCATCCTTAGCCGGAAGTGCCGCGGCCATGGGCTTGAAAAGTGTAATTTTTGTACCCAGCCGCGCTCCCCAGGGGAAAGTGGCTCAATTGTTGATCTTTGGGGCAAAGGTAATTAGTGTTCATGGTTCTTATGAGGATACCTTCATGCTGTCCGCCGAAGCTATCAAGCGTTTTGGTTGGTATAACCGCAATGCGGCCATAAACCCTTATCTGGTGGAAGGTAAAAAAACGGTAGCCCTGGAAATCGCCGAGCAGTTTCAGTGGGATGTCCCGGATTGGGTTGTGCTTTCCGTCGGTGATGGATGCACCATTGCCGGGGTATGGAAGGGCTTCAAAGATTTATACCAAGCCGGATGGATTGAACGTTTGCCCAAGATCGTCGGGGTTCAATCGACAGGATGCTGCCCTCTCGTTGATGCCTTCCTGGAAAACCGTCCCTGGAAGCCGGCGGAAGAGAACACCTTAGCTGACAGTATTGCTGTTGGTGTGCCTCGAAACCCGGATAAAGCGTTGCGGGCGGTGCGGGAATCAGGAGGAACTATGATTGCCGTACCTGACGAGGAAATCCTGGAAGCTATGCGTGAACTGGGCAGGACCAGCGGGATTTTCGGTGAACCGGCAGGGGTAACGGGAATGGCAGGACTTAAAGCTCTGGTTAAACGGGGGGTCATTGGAGCCGACGATAAGGTCGTAGCAATCGTCACGGGAAATGGCTTAAAAGATGTGAAAAACGCTATTGCGGCAGTGGGTGAACCTATAAAAGTGGAGCCTTCTATCGAAGAACTTATGGGGAAACTATAG
- the arcC gene encoding carbamate kinase yields the protein MSTLAVVAIGGNSLIRDKGHESVEDQYQAVCETAKHIAGMIEQGYEVIITHGNGPQVGFILRRSEIATDVAAMHQVPLVSCGADTQGAIGYQIQQAMDNEFKKRGIKKSAVTLVTQVVVSPDDPAFQKPAKPIGSFYSKEQAEMIKKSNPSWVLVEDAGRGYRRVVPSPLPQEIVEKDVINQLARAGYCVVSVGGGGIPVMKREDNSFQGVDAVIDKDFASSLLASDINADLLIISTGVPTVYLNYGKPEEKALTKVSLAELKQYMAENHFAPGSMLPKVQAVIKFLENGGKEAIITNPESLEDAVAGKTGTHVYP from the coding sequence GTGAGTACATTAGCTGTTGTTGCTATCGGTGGAAATTCTCTGATTCGGGACAAAGGACATGAATCCGTTGAGGATCAATATCAAGCAGTCTGTGAAACAGCTAAGCACATTGCGGGTATGATCGAGCAAGGATACGAAGTGATCATTACTCATGGCAATGGCCCCCAAGTTGGATTTATTCTGAGAAGATCAGAAATAGCTACGGATGTTGCTGCAATGCATCAGGTGCCCTTAGTGAGCTGCGGCGCGGACACTCAAGGTGCCATTGGCTATCAAATTCAACAGGCAATGGATAACGAGTTTAAAAAGAGAGGCATTAAGAAATCGGCAGTGACCCTTGTGACTCAGGTGGTGGTTTCGCCCGATGATCCTGCTTTTCAAAAACCGGCAAAACCTATTGGTTCCTTCTATTCCAAAGAGCAGGCTGAAATGATTAAAAAATCAAACCCTTCCTGGGTGTTGGTTGAGGATGCCGGAAGAGGATATCGCAGAGTTGTGCCGTCTCCTCTTCCCCAAGAAATTGTGGAAAAGGATGTTATTAATCAACTCGCTCGTGCCGGCTATTGTGTTGTGAGCGTGGGAGGCGGCGGAATCCCGGTTATGAAACGAGAGGATAATTCTTTTCAGGGTGTCGATGCCGTTATTGACAAAGATTTTGCTTCAAGCCTTCTGGCCTCAGACATTAATGCGGATCTCTTAATTATTTCAACCGGAGTGCCGACGGTTTATCTCAACTACGGTAAACCTGAGGAAAAAGCTTTAACGAAGGTTTCTCTGGCTGAACTGAAGCAATATATGGCTGAAAATCACTTTGCTCCCGGCAGCATGCTGCCGAAAGTTCAGGCAGTGATTAAATTCCTGGAGAATGGCGGAAAAGAAGCGATCATCACGAATCCTGAATCTCTGGAAGATGCTGTAGCCGGAAAGACCGGCACTCATGTTTATCCGTAA
- a CDS encoding pyridoxal-phosphate dependent enzyme, translating into MKNLIDLTVNEEQLAKTAQSVKERNILIPTLAQMKDPNKVPAKVKEKLKKTGLWDVDPINLFRISWKNEPVKEGGLYNSLPNYLEIPSAISGVKARVIAMAGKYFPTGAHKVGASFACLVPRLVTGQFDPKYHEAVWPSTGNYCRGGAYNSALLGCKSIAILPENMSRERFEWLKTVAGEIIATPGCESNVKEIYDKTWELRRTRDNVVIFNQFGELGNHLWHYEVTGNAMQEIIKAESGSRGRLAGVCLTSGSAGTLGCGDYLKDQYPKAKLAVGEALQCPTLLNNGFGDHRIEGIGDKHIPWIHNVKNTDMVIAIDDNDSLGLFRLFNEPAGQSYLKEQGVSEEVIAKLPWVGISGAANILSAIKFAKYYELTEDDIVMTVLTDSAEMYQSRLKEMEEERGQEYSLIHAAIDHNRNVLGVRTDSMEELTYQSKKRIHNLKYYTWIEQQMYDLDELNAQWYDYDNYWGRLHQMGPELDKLIEQFNERTGLAE; encoded by the coding sequence ATGAAAAACTTGATTGATTTAACGGTTAATGAGGAGCAGCTTGCCAAAACAGCCCAGAGTGTAAAAGAAAGAAACATTTTGATTCCGACCTTGGCTCAGATGAAAGACCCCAATAAAGTTCCGGCTAAGGTTAAAGAAAAGCTGAAAAAGACTGGATTATGGGATGTTGACCCAATTAACTTGTTTCGAATTTCCTGGAAAAATGAGCCTGTCAAAGAAGGCGGACTTTATAATTCTCTCCCAAACTATTTGGAAATTCCCTCAGCAATTTCTGGGGTCAAAGCAAGAGTTATCGCTATGGCAGGCAAATATTTTCCCACGGGAGCACATAAGGTTGGGGCGAGCTTTGCCTGTTTAGTTCCGCGCTTAGTAACGGGTCAATTTGATCCGAAATATCATGAAGCTGTCTGGCCATCTACCGGGAACTATTGCCGCGGCGGGGCCTATAATTCAGCTCTGTTGGGATGCAAGTCCATCGCCATTTTGCCGGAGAACATGAGCAGAGAGCGTTTTGAATGGCTGAAAACAGTAGCCGGTGAAATCATTGCTACTCCTGGCTGCGAAAGCAATGTTAAGGAAATCTATGACAAGACATGGGAACTGAGAAGGACCCGTGATAATGTAGTGATTTTCAACCAGTTTGGAGAATTGGGCAATCATCTCTGGCACTATGAAGTCACCGGAAACGCCATGCAGGAGATTATTAAAGCTGAGTCCGGTTCCAGAGGTAGACTCGCCGGAGTATGTTTAACATCCGGTTCGGCAGGGACCTTGGGCTGCGGGGATTACTTGAAAGACCAGTATCCGAAGGCCAAGTTGGCTGTCGGGGAAGCTCTTCAGTGCCCGACCTTACTTAATAATGGCTTTGGTGATCACAGAATTGAAGGAATCGGGGATAAACATATTCCTTGGATTCATAATGTTAAGAATACGGATATGGTAATTGCCATCGATGATAATGACAGTTTGGGATTGTTCCGGCTCTTTAACGAACCTGCCGGACAATCATATTTGAAAGAGCAAGGTGTCTCCGAAGAAGTGATTGCTAAACTTCCTTGGGTTGGAATTTCCGGGGCGGCTAATATCTTATCGGCCATCAAATTCGCAAAATACTACGAATTAACCGAAGACGATATTGTCATGACCGTCCTGACCGACTCGGCTGAGATGTATCAATCTCGCTTAAAAGAAATGGAAGAAGAACGGGGCCAAGAATACAGCCTGATTCACGCAGCTATCGACCATAATCGCAATGTCCTGGGTGTCAGAACAGACAGTATGGAGGAATTAACCTACCAAAGCAAAAAACGTATCCACAACCTCAAATACTACACTTGGATTGAGCAACAAATGTATGATTTAGATGAACTGAATGCCCAATGGTACGACTATGATAATTATTGGGGCAGACTGCATCAAATGGGACCTGAATTAGACAAACTCATCGAACAATTTAACGAAAGAACCGGCCTGGCCGAATAA
- a CDS encoding sigma-54-dependent Fis family transcriptional regulator, producing the protein MYHLSDIKTTVQQTADAIAAALKIEVEIADFDLIRVAGTGKYKARSGSPMNDGFVYRHVMKTGEPVIIDNPGYNELCKPCPCRGNCLEFAEVAIPIRADEQIIGVIGLVSFDEEQTKRLIDNKQSLLRFLEKMSELLVGKVVESHQNRERELLTSQLLTVLNLLPDGILLINDQKQVTHFNTHAGKLLDIDANQEIELYQLLEDKKLWLAVERGEQFSGPIRGKRVATQLYCDAVPIKNNDAIEGAVITIKDIQQIKKLVKEATVSEIETHFSQIIGNSEKMNELKTMALHVAPSKATLLIQGESGTGKELLARAIHQSSNRKAHSFIAINCGAIPENLLESELFGYEEGSFTGARRGGKMGKFELAHNGTIFLDEIGDMPLHLQVKILRVLQERRVERIGSTRSIPLDVRVIAATHRDLDEMVKTGEFREDLYYRLNVIPLMIPPLREREEDIPVLIQFYLDYYSSVTEKAVKGITPEVMTKLTQYAWPGNVRELGNVIEYCVTMVVGDMITIENLPQRIKEGFRSEPKSVSLNLKQLERESITKALTIAEKAGHKEDAANLLGISRATLYRKIKEYQIGENKTFY; encoded by the coding sequence ATGTATCACCTGAGTGACATAAAAACAACAGTACAGCAAACGGCAGACGCCATTGCTGCAGCTTTAAAAATTGAGGTCGAAATTGCTGATTTTGACCTTATCCGGGTAGCCGGAACAGGGAAGTATAAGGCGCGCTCCGGGAGTCCTATGAATGATGGCTTTGTTTACCGCCATGTTATGAAGACCGGAGAACCCGTGATTATTGACAATCCCGGTTACAATGAACTTTGCAAGCCTTGTCCTTGCCGGGGGAATTGTCTTGAGTTTGCCGAAGTTGCCATTCCTATCCGCGCTGATGAGCAAATCATTGGCGTAATAGGGCTGGTGAGTTTCGATGAGGAGCAAACGAAGCGTCTCATAGATAATAAACAATCACTTTTGCGTTTTTTGGAAAAAATGTCGGAGCTTCTTGTTGGGAAAGTGGTTGAAAGTCATCAAAACCGTGAGCGTGAGCTATTGACAAGTCAGTTGCTTACCGTTCTAAATTTGCTGCCTGACGGAATTTTATTGATCAACGATCAAAAGCAGGTCACTCATTTTAATACCCATGCTGGAAAGTTATTGGATATTGATGCGAACCAGGAAATAGAGCTGTACCAGTTATTAGAAGATAAGAAATTGTGGCTGGCAGTGGAACGGGGCGAACAGTTTTCCGGTCCAATAAGAGGGAAGCGTGTTGCCACTCAGCTTTATTGTGATGCTGTTCCCATTAAGAATAATGATGCCATTGAAGGTGCCGTTATCACCATTAAGGATATTCAGCAAATCAAGAAGTTAGTTAAAGAGGCCACCGTGAGTGAAATCGAAACTCATTTTTCCCAGATTATTGGCAACTCAGAGAAGATGAATGAACTTAAGACCATGGCGTTGCATGTAGCTCCCAGTAAGGCTACCTTACTGATTCAAGGGGAAAGTGGGACTGGGAAAGAATTGTTGGCCCGAGCCATTCACCAGAGCAGTAATCGAAAAGCGCACTCTTTTATTGCCATTAATTGCGGAGCAATTCCCGAAAACTTATTGGAAAGCGAATTATTCGGCTATGAAGAAGGTTCCTTTACCGGTGCACGACGGGGCGGCAAGATGGGTAAGTTCGAATTGGCCCATAATGGAACTATTTTTTTAGATGAAATCGGCGACATGCCTTTGCACTTACAGGTCAAGATTCTAAGAGTCTTACAGGAACGCAGAGTTGAACGAATCGGAAGTACACGCTCTATTCCCTTAGATGTACGAGTAATCGCCGCAACTCACCGTGATCTGGACGAAATGGTGAAAACCGGAGAATTCCGAGAAGATCTCTATTATCGGCTTAATGTTATTCCCTTGATGATTCCTCCTCTGCGGGAACGAGAAGAGGATATTCCGGTTTTGATTCAATTTTATTTAGATTATTACTCGTCGGTTACGGAAAAAGCGGTGAAAGGCATAACTCCTGAAGTTATGACAAAATTAACCCAGTATGCTTGGCCAGGCAATGTCCGGGAATTGGGTAACGTGATAGAATATTGCGTTACCATGGTTGTGGGAGACATGATTACCATCGAAAATCTGCCCCAACGGATCAAGGAAGGCTTCAGATCTGAACCCAAAAGTGTCTCCTTGAACTTAAAGCAACTTGAGAGGGAGTCTATTACGAAAGCCTTGACTATCGCCGAAAAAGCAGGCCATAAAGAAGATGCCGCCAATTTACTGGGGATCAGCAGGGCTACCCTCTATCGAAAGATCAAGGAGTATCAAATCGGAGAAAATAAAACCTTTTATTAA